The nucleotide sequence TGATATCGACAAACTTTCTTTTGATAAGGTTTTAAGCTATATCAGCGGTATTGAAGATATCCCGGATAGTTCCAGCATCAGTAGGTATTTTTCAAAAACAGAAAGCATGTTGGATGAAGTAGCAGTTAATAAAACAATCAGCAAACTGGGCAGTCTCAACTATAAAATAGTGAAAGATGCTTTAAAAAGAGAAAATTTATTTTCAGTTACTCTGGATCAGGACGCCACTTATGCAAAGGTGTATAAAAGGGATGCCAAGTATTGTTATAAGAAATTTAAAGCATACAGTTCTATGACGTGTTTTATAGGAGAGAGCGGTTATTGTATAGACGAGGAATTTCGGGAAGGCAATGTAAGTGCCCAGGTTGGCATACTTGAACAGCTTCAGAGAGTCCATAAATATCTTGAATCTTGTGGTATAGAAGTATCCAATGTTCGTAATGATTCTGCCGGTTACCAATCTAAAGTATTGAATTACTGTTTTGATAACGATTTAACGTTTTTTATAGGAGGTGACCTTGATAGTTCAGTTCGTAAAGGAATAAATCATATACCATCTGATTCATGGAAAAGATATAGAAATAGGTATGGAGATGAAAGCGATAATGAGGAAATAGCAGAGTTTATTCACTGTATGGAAAACACTAAGGAGAGTTTCCGTATAATAGTTGTTCGTAAGAAAATTGAGTCAGACAACCCCACAGTTCCGGAGCTTCTTGGTGATAAATATGAATATCGTGTTATTGCAACTAATTCAAAACTGGATGCAGAAAAGGTGGTACATTTTTATAATTTGCGCGGTGTTTGTGAATACAATATAAAAGAAGCAAAGTATGGTTTTAATTTAAAAAGCTTTCCTTCGGGTAATCTTGCGGGTAACGGCTTATGGTTTAAGACAGGAATACTGGCATATAATCTGATTATGTACCTCAAACGAATCATAATGGGAGGTGTCTATAAAAATAAAGAGATGGGTAGTATACGTTATCAGGTCATATCTATAGCGGGGAAACTTGTGTCCCACGGCGGTAATAAACTGAAGTTGTGCTGCAGTGTGGATATGTTCAAAAAAATGGAACAGTGGAGGACAGAATGTTTAACGTTGTGACCTTTTTTCTTTACTTATGTTAACTTTGTGGACAATTCAGGCAATAGGCAGTATTGCTGTGTCTAAAAACGGTGTAAATGGAGAAAATTTATGCTTTAGTAAAGTATGAATGAAGTAATATTTGGAAAATCTTTTCTTGTATTTTAAAAACAACAGGAAAAATATCAAAATCGGAGTTTGTTATTTTCTAATGCAAAATTAAAGTTTAAAATTTGATTTGACCCAATTTTATTGCCAAGCTATCATAAAATGATTGAATAATATTTGTTATACAAAAAAGAGGGTGAAATGATTGAAATTGATTGGAGCGATTTTCAGAAAGTTGAGCTAAGAGTAGGGACTGTTGTTGATGTACAGGACTTTCCTGAAGCAAGAAAACCTGCTTACAAACTTGAAGTAGATTTTGGCAGTGAAATAGGCGTTTAAAAGTCCTGTGCTCAAGTCACGGACCTTTACTCAAAAGAGGATCTGCTCGGCAAACAGGTCATGGCTGTTGTCAATTTCCCGCCAAAGCAAATTGGACCAATGTTGTCTGAATGCTTGGTTACAGGCTTTTATCGGGAAGATGGAGCGGTAGTTTTAGCGGTACCGGATAAAAGTGTACAAAATGGTGAACGTCTTGCATGATAAGGTAAATGCAGTCGACGCAAAAAACGCACAGCTGAAATGTTCCGTTTGGCAAAGTTCACAAAACAGAGGGTCGAGATGTTATCCGTTGAAACACTTGTAACATTTATTACAGCTTCAGTTTTACTTGGACTGGCTCCGGGGCCGGATAACATATTTGTGTTAACCCAGTCCGCTTTACGCGGGAAAGGTTCGGGCCTAATCGTTATGTTTGGTTTATGTACAGGGTTAATAGTTCATACCACAGCTGTAGCTCTTGGTGTTGCAATAGTTTTTAAAACATCTGCAATTGCTTTTACTGCTCTCAAGTTCATCGGTGCGGGTTATCTCCTTTATCTTGCCTGGAAAGTCTTTACTGCTCCCGTTGAACAAATTAAGGGCAGATCTGAGCAAAAAAACAATTATCGTAAGCTTTATTTTCGCGGGATAATCATGAATATCACGAACCCTAAAGTATCTATTTTCTTTTTGGCCTTTTTGCCACAATTTGCGGATCCAACAAGAGGATCTATAACATTACAACTGATTCTGTTAGGAGGGCTATTTATTCTTGCTACAATATTAGTATTCGGAAGCATTGCGCTTCTTGGGGGCACTATTGGGCAAATTATAAATCAATCAGGCCATATCCAAAGAATATTAAATAAATTTGCTGGGGCTGTTTTTGTTGCTTTGGCACTAAAACTGGCTACCTCAAGTAGATAGCAGCTGGTCACCCCCTACCTCAGGGAATACATCATTGATATTTCCCTTTCCCCTGTTTTATCACAGTAAATTTTTGGAAAAATTAACTTGTTGGTAATATAGAAGAAAAAGAACGGAGAGGGAGGGATTCGAACCCTCGGTACGCGTTAACGTACACACGATTTCCAATCGTGCTCCTTCGGCCAACTCGGACACCTCTCCTGAATTGACAAGGATGTTTTATATCAACTTAATAATAAATTGTAAAGTATAAAAATCCTTTAAAACTGTTAATACAAAGCAGCATAAATATTTAAAAAAGAGACTCAAGACCCCCCGGCTTCACTCTATATGACGTACATTTTTTGTTGTTTGTATTTTTTAGAGAATTTTATAGATACGAAAATTTTGGGAGGGCGTTGATAAAAAACGGGCATTGTGTTAAATGCTGCCGATGGTTACAGCCATCCTTTCTTTTTGAATATGAATATAGGCAGTATTGCGGAAGCAAGCATCAGTCCTAATGAAAATGGATAGCCTAATAACCAGTCCAACTCCGGCATGAACTTAAAATTCATCCCGTAAATACTTGCGATAAGGGTAGGGGGCAGGAAGATAACGGAAACCACGGTGAAAATTTTCACCACTTTGTTTTGTTCTATCCCCAGGAGTCCCAAAAAAATGTTGTGTATATAGTCAAGACGATCAAAATTGTATTTTGTATATTCGATCAAAGAGTTAACATCTTTTATCATTATTTTCAGATTGTTCAGTAAAGACTGTGGTACTTTCGGTGATTTTAACATGGAAGATATTATGCGCTGTTTATCGATCAAACTGTCTCTTATCATCGTGTTCATATCTTCAAAACGGGAAATTATCTCCAAAATATCTTCATTATCTGTTTCGTCTGAGAAAAGCTGCTTTCTGAGTGTAGTAACTGATCTGGACAAATTCTCAATAATATCCGCATCTATATCAATTCGTGATTCAAGTATGTACCCGAATACATCATAGCCGCTGATGAATAAATTTGGTGCGGATAAAAGCTTCTTCTCGCAGTCGTTAAATGTCTTGAATTCCCTGTATCTGATTGTGATAAGCATATGGTCTTTCAGAATAAAACTGATACTTTCATTATAAGAATGTTTATCTTCAGAAATCATAAAGAAACTGTTTATCGTAATATCATCTTCATCTTCCCAAAAACGGGAACTTACCTCAATTTCCTGAGATTCCTGACGGGTGGGAAACTCAAGGTTGTATTCACTTTCTATTATTTTGAAATCATTCTGTGATGGGAATGTTATATCTATCCACAGTATATCTTCTTTAGCCGGAAGTGTTTCAAAAGAGTCCTGAGTGTACAGACTAATTTTGCCCTTTTTCTTAAGGTAAAATTTGATCATGTTCCCCTTCCAATGTTTAATTAAACTATTCCCTATAACTAATTCCAGAGTCATCAAAAGTCAATGAGTTTGTATTTTTTGTGTATAGGAAATTTCAGAATATTATTTCTATTTTTATGATATACTTAAGATATTACCCCGCTTGACATTTGTATAAAATATGATAAGTTCAAATTTACATTAGAAAATATTCATGTTGAAAAAAGTTATGTAGAAGTTATTTTTGTTTAGTAAAATAAAATTTAAAATGGAGCTGATATGGACGACAAAGTTAAAATTAAAATCAAAAATGTTTCCAAGATTTTCGGCGATTATCCTGAAGAAGCTCTGAAGTTACTTGATGACGGCTACGACAAAGACACAATTATGGAAAAAACCAAACAGGCTGTAGGCGTTGCCAAAGCCTCTTTTAATGTCTATGAAGGTGAAATTGTTGTTGTTATGGGGCTTTCTGGCAGTGGAAAATCAACACTTGTAAGATGTATAAACAGGCTTATCGAACCCACTGCAGGTGAGATTTATGTGGATGATATAAATGTTTTAAAGCTTGATGAGAAAGAATTAAGGGAGTTCAGACAAAAGTATACTGGCATGGTTTTCCAGCATTTTGCTCTGTTCCCACATTGGACGGTGTTGAGAAATACGGCATACGGTCTTGAGATTCAGGACGTTGACAAAGCTGAAAGAGAAGAAAAGGCAATGAAAGCACTTGAAATGGTTGGATTGAAAGGATGGGAAGATAATCTGCCGGAACAGCTTTCAGGTGGTATGCAGCAGAGAGTTGGTCTTGCCAGAGCATTGGCTCTTGATCCGGAAGTATTGCTTATGGATGAGGCATTCAGCGCACTTGATCCTTTGATCAGAAGCGATATGCAGGATGAACTTATTAATCTCCAGGAAAAGATGCAGAAAACCATTCTCTTCATCAGTCACGACCTTGATGAAGCTCTGAAGCTTGGTGACAGAATTGTGCTTATGAAAGACGGCGGTGTTGTTCAGATCGGTACTCCGGAAGAAATTCTTACCAATCCTGCCGATGAATATGTCAGAAGATTTGTGGAGGATGTTGATTCTACAAAGGTTTTAACTGCTGAATCGGTCATGAAAAAATCTGAAGCGGTTGGTTATCTGAAAAGTGACGGACCGAAAACTATTTTGAGAAAAATGCGGAAAAATAACATTGCCAGCCTTTTTGTTGTTGATGAAAATCATAAGGTGGTTGGAATAGTTAATGTCAGTGATGTTGCCAAATATGTGAACAAGGGCATGGATTCTGTACGTGATATTGTTGACAGAGATATAATAAAAGTAAAACTTGATACTCCTGCTCATGATCTTTTCGACCTTATAAAGGGGTCTAAATATCCGCTTGCTGTGGTCAATGATGATGATCATTTGAAAGGAGTGGTGGTCAGAGGTTCGCTTATATCGATGTTGTCCAGAGAGGAGGTAATTGATGAGTAATATTCCGAGGATACCCTTAGGTGACTGGATAGAAGCTTTTATAAATTTTTTGGTTGATAATTTGTCTGTGCTTACGCAGGCTTTCTCTACTGTAACTGAAAAGGGACTGGACTGGCTGGAAGCTGCATTTTTGTTTTTACCGCCATGGTTGTTTATAATTATAGTAGCTGCCCTTACTTACTGGGCAACAAAAAGGAAAGGCGTTACACTTTTTGCACTGTTGGGTCTTTTGCTGATTTGGAATCTGGATTTATGGCGCGTATCTATAAGTACTATATCACTTGTTATTGTTGCTACACTTTTTTCAATATGTATGGGGGTACCTATAGGTATTTTGGCAGCGCTTTATCAGAAAATATATAAAATAGTTACTCCAATTCTGGATTTTATGCAGACACTGCCTGCTTTTGTCTATCTGATTCCTGCTATTTCTTTTTTCGGCCTGGGTAAAGTTCCTGCGATATTTGCTACGGTTATTTTCTCCATTCCTCCTACGATACGTTTAACAGCTCTTGGAATCCGTCAGGTTCCGAAAGATCTTGTTGAATGTTCGGAAGCTTTTGGTTCTGATAAGAAGCAGCGTTTGTTTCAGCTGCAGCTTCCCATTGCCAAGCCGACGATAATGGCCGGAGTCAACCAGACGATTATGCTTGCTCTCTCAATGGTTGTTATTGCAGCTATGATTGGTGCGGCCGGACTTGGTGGCGAAGTTTGGCGTGGTATTCAGAGACTTTGGGTTGGCAGAAGTTTCGAAGCCGGTATAGGTATTGTTATTATCGCTATAATACTTGATCGAATCACACAAAGTGTGACGAAATAGAAGCACAAAAATAAAAAGGAGGTCAAAATGAAAAAATTGACTAAAATTATTGCTGTAATGCTGACAATGTTAATTTTGTCTGCAAGTGCAGTTATGGCTAAGCAGGAGAAGGTTACCATACCTTATGTTGAGTGGGCAAGATGTGTGGCAATTACACATGTTGCAGGCGGTATCCTTGAAGATATGCTGGGCTATGAAGTACAGCTCAGATCTGTTGCAAATGCTGCAATGTGGGCATCTGTTGCAAGCGGAGATTCTGATGCTCTGATGTGTGCATGGTTGCCACTTACTCACGGTGATCTTTATAAAAAATATAAAGATGACATTGTTAACGCCCAGACAAACTATAAGGGCGCAATTACAGGACTTGTAGTACCTTCATATGTTAAAGCTGACAGTATTTCAGAACTGGCAAAGTATAAAGAGAAGTTCAACGGTGAAATCATAGGTATTGACCCGGGAGCCGGTATGTCCAAGGCAATTGATAAGGCAATTAAAAATGATACCTCAAACCTTGGTGAGTTCAAATATGTGACCGGCAGTGGTGCTATCATGATGGCAAGTCTTGACAGAGCAATCAAAAATCACGAATGGATCGTTGTTCCTCTTTGGAAACCTCATTGGGCATTTGGTGCTTATGACCTGAAAATTCTGAAAGATAAAAACGGTATTTTCAGTGAAGCTGAAACAATTGACACCATTGTACGTGAAGGTTTGAAGAAAGATGATAAACTTCTTTACAGCTTTTTCAGCAACTTTGACTGGACACAGCTGGACCTCGGTCCTGTTCTTGTTGATAACAAGAACCAGATGGCTCCTGAAAAGAGTGCCGAGAAATTTATCGAGAATAACAAAGAGAAGATTAAAAAGCTGTTAGAACCTGTTAAAGAAGCAGCTAAGTAAATAGTATCAGCCCTGTCACTAAAAGTTAGTGGCAGGGTTTTTTATTTCCTGTTTTTCTATCACAGCATACAAACCGACTAACCTATACAACATTTACAACCTTTACTACTTTTCCAACTCATTACCTCTCCATTTCATAAGTCTTATTTTTGCAAAAGCGGGTGATGACATTTGTAGTTAATACTTTCATTTATTTTGGGTTTTTTCGTTTCACATATATTTGTCATATAATTGCATCTGTCGTGAAATACGCATCTGTTATCATCTTCAGCGGTATTGGATTTAATTGTACCCGGAATGGAAAAAAGAAAATCTTCTTTTTTATTAATATCAGGGATACAGCTTTTCAGAGCATAGGTATACGGATGCCTTATCATATCTGATTTAAGATCAGAAGCACTTATCTTTTCCATTAATTCCCCGGCATATAAAATTAAAATGTTGTCACATATTGTCTGCAGCAGTGACAGATCATGGGAGATGAATATAATTGAGATTGATTTCTGCTTATTCAGTTTAAGCAGTAAATCTATTATCTGAGCCTGAATTGTAACATCCAGAGCAGTTGTGGGTTCATCAGCAATAAGAATTTCTGGATTTGTTGAAAGGGCTAGTGCTATCATAACTCTTTGGTTCATACCGCCGCTCAAATTATGCGGATAACTTTTCATGCGTTCCTCAGGATGGTCTATTTCAACTTCCGAAAGCAGTTTGACAGCCTCTTTTTCTGCTTCTTTTTTGTTCATCTCTTTATTGAACGTCATCAGCGTTTCAATAAGCTGATAACCCACTGTAAATACAGGATTGAGTGAAGCAGAAGGGTTCTGAAATATCATTGAGAAAAAGCGGCCGCGATACTTTTTCAAATGGGAAAGAGTGGAATATTTTTCACCTTTTATACTGATTGTGCCGTCTGTTTTTATGAGAGGCTCCTTTATCAGCCCCATCAATGTTTTTGAAAGGACTGTTTTTCCAGAGCCTGATTCTCCGGCAATTCCAAGGATCTCACCTTTTTTAAGTTCCAGTGAGATATCTCTTAAGATATAAGTTCTTGGTTGGGAATGCGTTAGTTCTACAAAGAGGTTGTGTACATGAATCATGGGAAAATAATATTTGAAAAATTTTACTTTGTCTATAAAATTATATTAAAGAGCTTTGGTAATTTAAAAACAAAAAATAATATTCGGTGATTTTCATATTATATGCAAAAGTTAATTTTTTTAAACGACTGGTTCTTTAATGAAAAACTGCTGTACGATAGTTTTGAGCCGTTGACAAACCGTTTTGATGTGGAAATATCCAAATCTTCTGATTTGTTGAATATAGGAGAAAATGCCATCATTGCAGGGTGGGGCAGCGGTTGCCTTGATATCCTGGAAGCCATGAATAAAAACGACTTGAATAATATTAAAATTTTAATTTCACCATACCTCGATTACGATTATTTTGTTTACAACAGAAGCGATAAATCAGGTGAATTTGAAGCGACGTATCGAAAAAAAACAGGTATACTCGAAGATGAATATATTGATCCTGATAGAGATGTAAACAAAAATCGCGGCAGAGTTGTATATCCTGATAAAAATCGATGGTTCAAGAATACATACGTTTTTATCGGGGATTCTGACCGTCTTGTGCCTTTTAAGTACCATCTGTATTTTGCAGAAATGTATAACGGATGCTCTTTTCACCTTATTGAAAACGCTGGATTTTCCCCTTTTTACAAAAGTGGTGATTTCCTGGATATTCTGGAGGCTAATACACCCTTATGACAAGATCAGAAGGTTTGCTTGAAGAAATTTTGGAAAGGGTGGATATCGCTGA is from Flexistipes sinusarabici DSM 4947 and encodes:
- a CDS encoding LysE family translocator; protein product: MLSVETLVTFITASVLLGLAPGPDNIFVLTQSALRGKGSGLIVMFGLCTGLIVHTTAVALGVAIVFKTSAIAFTALKFIGAGYLLYLAWKVFTAPVEQIKGRSEQKNNYRKLYFRGIIMNITNPKVSIFFLAFLPQFADPTRGSITLQLILLGGLFILATILVFGSIALLGGTIGQIINQSGHIQRILNKFAGAVFVALALKLATSSR
- a CDS encoding ABC transporter ATP-binding protein; protein product: MIHVHNLFVELTHSQPRTYILRDISLELKKGEILGIAGESGSGKTVLSKTLMGLIKEPLIKTDGTISIKGEKYSTLSHLKKYRGRFFSMIFQNPSASLNPVFTVGYQLIETLMTFNKEMNKKEAEKEAVKLLSEVEIDHPEERMKSYPHNLSGGMNQRVMIALALSTNPEILIADEPTTALDVTIQAQIIDLLLKLNKQKSISIIFISHDLSLLQTICDNILILYAGELMEKISASDLKSDMIRHPYTYALKSCIPDINKKEDFLFSIPGTIKSNTAEDDNRCVFHDRCNYMTNICETKKPKINESINYKCHHPLLQK
- a CDS encoding IS1380-like element ISFsi1 family transposase, with protein sequence MSKLNYKLERSNDKITPFGGISLLIPLLDKMGIRDFLDKELDHPGSNRGKPPSSKIIPVILSMICGGRSFSDIDKLSFDKVLSYISGIEDIPDSSSISRYFSKTESMLDEVAVNKTISKLGSLNYKIVKDALKRENLFSVTLDQDATYAKVYKRDAKYCYKKFKAYSSMTCFIGESGYCIDEEFREGNVSAQVGILEQLQRVHKYLESCGIEVSNVRNDSAGYQSKVLNYCFDNDLTFFIGGDLDSSVRKGINHIPSDSWKRYRNRYGDESDNEEIAEFIHCMENTKESFRIIVVRKKIESDNPTVPELLGDKYEYRVIATNSKLDAEKVVHFYNLRGVCEYNIKEAKYGFNLKSFPSGNLAGNGLWFKTGILAYNLIMYLKRIIMGGVYKNKEMGSIRYQVISIAGKLVSHGGNKLKLCCSVDMFKKMEQWRTECLTL
- the corA gene encoding magnesium/cobalt transporter CorA; translated protein: MIKFYLKKKGKISLYTQDSFETLPAKEDILWIDITFPSQNDFKIIESEYNLEFPTRQESQEIEVSSRFWEDEDDITINSFFMISEDKHSYNESISFILKDHMLITIRYREFKTFNDCEKKLLSAPNLFISGYDVFGYILESRIDIDADIIENLSRSVTTLRKQLFSDETDNEDILEIISRFEDMNTMIRDSLIDKQRIISSMLKSPKVPQSLLNNLKIMIKDVNSLIEYTKYNFDRLDYIHNIFLGLLGIEQNKVVKIFTVVSVIFLPPTLIASIYGMNFKFMPELDWLLGYPFSLGLMLASAILPIFIFKKKGWL
- a CDS encoding glycine betaine ABC transporter substrate-binding protein translates to MKKLTKIIAVMLTMLILSASAVMAKQEKVTIPYVEWARCVAITHVAGGILEDMLGYEVQLRSVANAAMWASVASGDSDALMCAWLPLTHGDLYKKYKDDIVNAQTNYKGAITGLVVPSYVKADSISELAKYKEKFNGEIIGIDPGAGMSKAIDKAIKNDTSNLGEFKYVTGSGAIMMASLDRAIKNHEWIVVPLWKPHWAFGAYDLKILKDKNGIFSEAETIDTIVREGLKKDDKLLYSFFSNFDWTQLDLGPVLVDNKNQMAPEKSAEKFIENNKEKIKKLLEPVKEAAK
- a CDS encoding ABC transporter permease, yielding MSNIPRIPLGDWIEAFINFLVDNLSVLTQAFSTVTEKGLDWLEAAFLFLPPWLFIIIVAALTYWATKRKGVTLFALLGLLLIWNLDLWRVSISTISLVIVATLFSICMGVPIGILAALYQKIYKIVTPILDFMQTLPAFVYLIPAISFFGLGKVPAIFATVIFSIPPTIRLTALGIRQVPKDLVECSEAFGSDKKQRLFQLQLPIAKPTIMAGVNQTIMLALSMVVIAAMIGAAGLGGEVWRGIQRLWVGRSFEAGIGIVIIAIILDRITQSVTK
- a CDS encoding quaternary amine ABC transporter ATP-binding protein, with the protein product MDDKVKIKIKNVSKIFGDYPEEALKLLDDGYDKDTIMEKTKQAVGVAKASFNVYEGEIVVVMGLSGSGKSTLVRCINRLIEPTAGEIYVDDINVLKLDEKELREFRQKYTGMVFQHFALFPHWTVLRNTAYGLEIQDVDKAEREEKAMKALEMVGLKGWEDNLPEQLSGGMQQRVGLARALALDPEVLLMDEAFSALDPLIRSDMQDELINLQEKMQKTILFISHDLDEALKLGDRIVLMKDGGVVQIGTPEEILTNPADEYVRRFVEDVDSTKVLTAESVMKKSEAVGYLKSDGPKTILRKMRKNNIASLFVVDENHKVVGIVNVSDVAKYVNKGMDSVRDIVDRDIIKVKLDTPAHDLFDLIKGSKYPLAVVNDDDHLKGVVVRGSLISMLSREEVIDE